A single window of Halotalea alkalilenta DNA harbors:
- the ybgF gene encoding tol-pal system protein YbgF produces the protein MKHSLKKLCGAGALVLPLSVWAQSSGSFYNQAATTQPSASGSLTLFNQLQTQQEAINRLVGQIEELQHQLEQERQLGQQRYMDLDQRLTQLEGGEPPAGAAQGSGVSSDSDDPIAQAARGSAMATAGAGTGAGSSGGDQAEQSYQQAFALVQNRQFSEATSAFERFNQEYPDSNLKPNSLYWLGELYSAQSRLDDAADAFQSVIDDYPSSSKVADAIYKLGLVKARQGQGSESQRLLRQVVAEHPQSNAAKLAQDFLSRTSG, from the coding sequence ATGAAACACAGTTTGAAAAAACTGTGCGGCGCGGGAGCCCTGGTGCTCCCGCTTTCCGTATGGGCCCAGAGTAGCGGTTCCTTCTACAATCAGGCGGCCACCACACAGCCTTCCGCTTCGGGCAGTCTGACGCTATTCAACCAGCTGCAGACCCAGCAGGAAGCGATCAATCGCTTGGTAGGCCAGATCGAGGAACTTCAGCATCAGCTGGAGCAGGAGCGCCAGCTCGGCCAGCAGCGCTATATGGACCTCGACCAGCGGCTTACCCAGCTCGAGGGCGGTGAGCCTCCGGCGGGCGCGGCTCAGGGTTCCGGTGTGTCCAGCGATTCGGATGACCCGATCGCGCAGGCGGCGCGCGGATCGGCGATGGCGACCGCGGGAGCCGGCACGGGAGCGGGCAGCAGCGGTGGGGACCAGGCTGAGCAGAGCTATCAGCAGGCCTTCGCGCTGGTACAGAATCGGCAGTTCAGTGAAGCGACCTCGGCGTTCGAGCGCTTCAACCAGGAGTATCCCGACTCCAATCTCAAGCCCAATTCGCTTTACTGGCTGGGCGAGCTCTATTCCGCGCAGTCTCGGCTCGATGATGCCGCCGACGCCTTCCAGAGTGTGATCGATGACTATCCGAGCAGTAGCAAGGTCGCCGATGCGATCTACAAGCTCGGCTTGGTCAAGGCGCGCCAGGGGCAGGGCAGCGAGAGCCAGCGGTTGCTCAGGCAGGTAGTCGCGGAGCATCCGCAAAGCAATGCGGCCAAGCTGGCCCAGGATTTTCTCTCCCGGACCAGCGGCTGA
- the pal gene encoding peptidoglycan-associated lipoprotein Pal, with protein sequence MQFSSYAKTLAAAFSVVVIAGCSSSGGTQDGDQGGMTSGAQTSGTSSSTGAAGQGYGQGQQGQIPSVRTVYFDFDRDTIRAEFESVLNQHAAYLRANPSTQVVLEGHTDERGTREYNLGLGERRANAVRQYLTVQGVNASQLEVVSYGEERPAASGRTEEAYAQNRRVVFDY encoded by the coding sequence CTTACGCCAAGACGCTGGCTGCTGCGTTCTCGGTCGTTGTGATCGCGGGCTGTTCCAGCAGCGGCGGTACCCAGGATGGGGATCAGGGTGGTATGACTTCCGGTGCCCAGACTTCCGGCACTTCTTCCAGCACCGGTGCCGCTGGCCAGGGTTACGGCCAGGGTCAGCAGGGCCAGATCCCGTCCGTTCGTACCGTCTACTTCGACTTCGACCGCGATACCATTCGCGCCGAGTTCGAATCGGTTCTGAACCAGCACGCTGCCTACCTGCGCGCCAATCCGAGCACTCAGGTCGTGCTTGAAGGCCACACCGATGAGCGCGGTACCCGCGAATACAACCTTGGTCTCGGCGAGCGCCGTGCCAACGCTGTCCGCCAGTACCTGACCGTCCAGGGCGTCAACGCGTCCCAGCTCGAAGTGGTCAGCTACGGCGAAGAGCGTCCGGCAGCGTCGGGCCGCACCGAGGAAGCCTACGCGCAGAACCGCCGCGTTGTCTTCGACTACTAA